The sequence tgagcagagacgggattagaacccgggtcctccgggtACCAGGCCCGGGCCGTTTCCGCTCCGCTCCGCTGAGCCCTCCCGTGTCTCCGCAGAGTTTATGCAGAGATTCCTGCCCCGGGAGCTCCAGATAGTGCGCAGCCTGGAGCACGAGAACATCATCCGGCTGTACGAGATGCTGGAGTCCTCGGACGGGAAGATCTACCTGGTGATGGAGCTGGCCGAGGGCGGGGACGTCTTCGAGCGGGTGGCGCGCGGCGGACCCCTGCCGGAGCCCGAGGCCCGGGCCCTCTTCCACCAGCTGGTAGCGGCCATCCGCTACTGCCACGGCTGCGGGGTGGCCCACCGCGACCTCAAGTGCGAGAACGCCCTGCTGCAGGGGCTCAACCTGAAGCTGACCGACTTTGGTTTCTCGAAGGTTCTTCCAAAATCTCGCCAGGAGCTGAGCCAGACCTTCTGCGGCAGCACGGCCTACGCCGCCCCGGAGGTGCTGCGGGGGGTACCCCACGACAGCACCAAGGGAGACATCTGGAGCCTGGGCGTGATGCTCTACGTCATGCTCTGCGCCAGCCTGCCCTTCGACGACGCCGACATCCCCAAGATGCTCGGCCAGCAGCAGAAGGGGGTCTCCTTCCCCGCCCACCTGGGCATCTCGGCCGAGTGCCAGGACCTGCTCGAGAGACTCCTGGAGCCGGACATGAGCCTGCGGCCCTCCATCGAAGAAGTTAGTTGGCATCCCTGGCTGGCAACCACTTGATGAAAGCAACGGCAAGAACTCCCCAATAAagctggggaggaaaaaaatcaaacCCGCTTCTCTCCCTAGTCCTATTTTACGCTTTACGCCAGTTCGGCCTCCCCATCCGCCCACCCACCTTAATTTTTTAATCTTTAGAACGCCCCTCGTCTCCGTTTTTCGGGCCTTCCCCGCGGCCTAGCGATTTCCGTACGGCAGCTGCATTATCGAGAACAAATCACTCCCGTGCCGTCGCGCTCGGTGCCAGGGTTGGGTCGGAGGCGGGGGCCGGAAAGTCCTTGGGAGACTCggagccttttttttttgaggCGATTTCCTTTTGAAATAAAAACAGAAGTGTAGGGAATGCAGAGAAGGCCTTGGATATCTTGTCTCAGTGCGGGGCCTGCCCTTTGCATTACTCATCTCGGGTGTTGGGGTTGAAGCAACGGAGAACGGCAAGCCTTCGGTGTGTGCGCGCGTTGGGGGGCAACTGGGAACCAGTCTGCTCCCCCAATGTGGACCGGGGCCTCTGCCACCCCTTGCCCAAACAGGAAAGAACCCACACCGCTCGCTGCTTCTTTCCCAATCTCTTTAATAGCTGTTAATCGCAAGACTGTAAAAGGTTCAGCAgaaaggtttttttcccccccccgtTTTAATTACAAAACTAACAGCTGTTagaatctctctctttttttttctttttcccagctACAAAATGCTCTGGGGAGATGCcttataatttaaaatatataataatattgcaCAAACAACCAAAAGGTTAATTGACCCAAGGAACAGAAACGGAACAGAAAAGGAGTACGGCGcttcccccacttccctctccGGCGGCCCTGGTGGAATCCGGAGCGGTCCAGGACATGGTCCGCTCTCTTCCTCTCGGCTGGAGGTCGGAGGCCTCAGGGAGCAGGGGCCCGAAGCCCAGGGGTGTCCGGTGGACCCCTGGATCCccgggaggggatgagggggagtctAGGATGCAgagtggaggggggtgggggctgtttAGCCGACAGGCTGCTGAAGGATGCAGCTTGGCTGACTTTTCTCGAGGAGAAAACGAAGTTCACGGGAGCCTAATCCGTTCCGGACACGCAGGGCGGCCCGCCTCGCCGAGGCCCTTGAGGGAGCAAGGGCGACTGAGAAGGCAAACCGAGCCGGTACTTGGGCTCTGAAAGCTGCAGGGGCCGTGGGGTGGGTAGGGGGGAAAACTCCTAGGGTTACGCTGTAGCACTGACCACACCGGAAGCAGCTTCTCACCACAACATTTGCCTTTTCTAAATTGTAGAGGGCaaggcctggggtggggaggggacgacGTCCACAGATGGAAGGAAATCAAAAGGCAGAGAGGaaacaaaccaaaccaaaaaaaaaaaaaaaccccacgaaACCCCAAGGATTTAAGAAGGTTGAACGAATCGAAGGACAACTGTAAAGTGTCCTCTTTCAGGGCCAAGAGCAAAGTCTCTATGGAAGTGGGACAGGGGGGA comes from Tachyglossus aculeatus isolate mTacAcu1 chromosome 16, mTacAcu1.pri, whole genome shotgun sequence and encodes:
- the TSSK3 gene encoding testis-specific serine/threonine-protein kinase 3, with product MEEFLLSNGYLLGSTLGEGTYSKVKEAFSKKHQRKVAVKIIDKLAGPEEFMQRFLPRELQIVRSLEHENIIRLYEMLESSDGKIYLVMELAEGGDVFERVARGGPLPEPEARALFHQLVAAIRYCHGCGVAHRDLKCENALLQGLNLKLTDFGFSKVLPKSRQELSQTFCGSTAYAAPEVLRGVPHDSTKGDIWSLGVMLYVMLCASLPFDDADIPKMLGQQQKGVSFPAHLGISAECQDLLERLLEPDMSLRPSIEEVSWHPWLATT